In Megalops cyprinoides isolate fMegCyp1 chromosome 12, fMegCyp1.pri, whole genome shotgun sequence, the sequence CACGAAGTTCTGTTTTCCTGTAAGTGAGTAACTGACTTGCTTTGTTGAAAAATCATTGGTGAAAGAAGTATTATACCCCATGTTAACTCCACTCCATACCCCAAAACAAATGATCCAGCACCATTATGCTCACTATACTGAGAAACCCTAAGAAAAATAATAGGGAAAATAGAAACTTCAGTACAACTACTATTTTTTGCCATCAAAGGCTTTTTTTAGAGACCACACACCAATATTGTGCTAACCAATTGCATTTGATTACTGCATTGTTGTTTTCAGCCTTGTAATTTGACCCTAGGCATGATATTGACAATGATATGCAACCCAGTAAAGATTTAATTTTAGCATGCATaatttaactttaactttaactaaagctgttttcagaaaagGTTCTGACTGGTTCAGGCTACGtttggtttaaaatgaaaattcccTAATAAAATTCTCAGACAAAGAGGGATAATATGTGTGGCAGACATTTTAATTGGATGTCTTGTGGTGTACCTCTGAGGTTAATAAGAGACCACTTTCATTGCAGCTTTGTTCCATAGTCAGTCCTTTTTCTGAGTCACATCCTGCAAAATATAGTATCCCTTGATGTTGACACATTGTGTGctgaaaatgcataattaaagccatatgttattttcttttcacagaatatatgtaatgtaattaaaaaaatcagaatcaaAAATGTGCTTATAAATACGTAAATTTTAAAGATATTGAACAGACATTTAGCAAGACCTAAGCACCTGTTTTTTCAGGTTAGCAATGCTTAGATTAGCAAGATTTACTGCAGAATATTTATTGTGCTGTAttgtgcatgtaaatatatttataatcatcacattaaaaaaaagtttacactAAATAGAGAACAAAATACATACCAGAGAGCAGTGTTTGCTGGCATTTCAGGTGACATTGAGgtgacatttctgaaatttctgttaaaaaatatCATATCAACAAGCATTATGAATGCAGAAAAATTCAACAGAAATCAAATACTTTTATGAATGTTATAAGTGTACCTCTTAcataaaaaactaaacaaacatTTAGCAGCTAAACAGATGCGAAAATTCTTAAACcaaaaacattattaattaaaaaaaaaaactttgacaaGCTTTTCCCGATGAGAGATTCTTGCCAGTGTGGTTGGTGGCTATTGGTTCCATGAGGCATTAAAAAGGGTGTAGTGTGTTAGGGCTTATGTCTTGTCTGCATGgcaatgttttctgtctgttcctTAAACGGTTTCATTTATAGCATTTCCTCTCCCTTGTTTAGCTGCAATGCGTCACTCTAACCCCTTAGTTTTCCAGTCTTCACCACTGAAAATGTAAGGGTCTGAACACTTACCACTAATTCAGCTATACTGCCAGTGCGTCCCAATGCGGGGACGCCTGGCCACAGAGGCTGTTTTGGTAGGCTGTCTTCCAAATCTAAAAATAAGAACTTGTGatgtgacacagaaacacactgcactggAAGCAAGAGAGAGTTTGACACTGGTGTTGAGAAGTTTAATGTGAGCGGGGCACTCCAGACCTTTCAATACCACAGCCTTCACTGTAAGTCATTAGTATTTCTCTCAGGGTGGGTTTCTTTTCATTGGTTTCTAAGCTCTGCAAGCGGGGCTTTTATTGCCAATACCAAAAAATTAGCATGCACTATATTACTGTATTGGTATTCCTATCTTGCAATTTAAGCAATAGTGCTACTAAGTTgccttgtttaaaaatatcagGAGACAGCCAGGGGATATTGCCATTAAAGATTTTTCTGAACTGCAGAAAGGAGAGTATTTTTACCAGGACCTCCACCTTCACCTTGGATGGCCTACCTCAAACAGCACATTCCTAGTTGTAAGTTAAAAGTTGAGTTAAATGTGTCCTTACAAGAAATTGAAAACTGAGAATGAAACACACCCATAGGATTAGCAGATATATCATTTATAGCCTATATATACCAACACATATTGCTGTCCATAAAGCATCTTAGCAGTAGCATCTAATTGTgccatatttaatttttaatgtggGCCTTATTTCCAGGGTAAGTGGAGTGACTGTTCTGAAATACTGACAATCTGACAGATAAACACAGTTGTCTTTTGCATAATAAGATCAATTACATGTCTTACAACACACTGTGGAGGAGCgttttataaaaacaaagtgaaagaaTTATAAACTCTGTTAAACATAATATGAGTGCTTGaagaaacattttcataaaagagGCATGCaattacacaacagaaaataactCATTTTATGGTTTTCTTTTTCCGTTGACTTAATCATTTCTTCCCTCAGTCTCTCAGAATGTGTCCCTCTTGCTTCATAATTCCTAGACAAACATGACTTGGTGCAGCCAGCCTGGCCACCATTTGGCCAACCCTgcctatatatatattgctCCTTCTTTATGGTAATTTATGGCAATTTCCTGTGAGGCGTAAACTTGGTCTTCCCGTGGAATCATGGGAAATCTTGTTTCATTATATAACCTTAATCAACCAAAGAAGGAAAATAACTTAATGTTGATTTTTATTCAGCATTAGTCTATGGACCTAAGCACAAATCCACATGCAGGCATATTTAGGTATCTGAAGCAACTGGAATATTTTAGTGAGGAGGAATTACTGTTATTTTCCTtctgaataataaaatagcTAACACAAAATTTAGATTTACTCAAGTAGTTTGTGACAAACCTCAtgtctttttaatgtgtttgagACATTTTTGTTGCCTTCCTTTCATGAAAACCAAGATAGGTTTGGCTTGAGCAAGTCAAGGGATAATATGTATCTATTTTGGGTttgtacatatgcatacagGTAACCTCAAAGTGAACCTGTCACAGAATGACATTCAGAGCACAGTataggaagaaaaataaaaattgtattcctcagacagacagagcaaaaataaacatggtTCTTATCTCTAGTTTCTCTCACATCTATCTGCTGCTGTGGCCACTTGTGATCAGTAATTGACCAACAGCTCTAATATTGGTATGGCTATAGtggatttcatttcagttatcaGTAACATATCAATAACAAGATTAACAACCTGGTTTATAAATCTGTCTATAAAgcaatctatctatctatctatctatctatctatacaCACAGCCTTTCCACAAATAATAAGAATAACACACTATATTATAAGGGTAATGTTTAGTGATACACAGTGGTCAAATGGCTGACCCATCTGACTATTAGCAAAATTTGCCTCTGTAGGTTTGGTTTGCTCCCAGATGGGACTTTGTGTTAGTTAAATGTTTGcagaggcagtgctgtgttaaGTTAAACAAATCAAGCCCACACATCAGACATGACACGCAATGTGTAGGTTTTGCAAGAAACAGCACCAAAAACAGCATCATTTTAAATTGGTTTTGGCTGGACAAGACAGTCAACATCTTCAGTGTAAACCTTCTCCGAAAGCCAGTGTAAACAGTTATTTTTACAACTAGCAGTGTCCTGCATCAGCTGAcatgatttaatgttttttgtgtgtttggaaggTCTGCTGGCACAGGTGGTTTAGCCGCtcttctaaataaataaaatatatttgacaaTTGCCAGTCAGTTGGTTTTCTTAAATTCCATTCTTGCAAATGGCATACACCTCAAGCACAGAAATATATGTTcagtaaaatgacattaaaataagaaCATTGACATATACCAATACAAGATTTTCACAACTAAGAATAAACTACTTGCAGTGGGGTGGAGTCATAACTATGTATTTGATCTAAGATCAGTCCTTATGTCTCCAGTGCCCTCTACTGGTCCATAATGTTATGATTAGTGGCACAGAGTTTATACATTTCATGAAATTGCAAGGTATCATATTCACAATGTCTGTAAGGGGCAAGTGAACCAATGTCCTTTACAATACAGACTCTATTATCTATGCATAGATGATTGTGgtcaataaatgtttatgaacaCTAACGCTGCATTAAATCAGGAACAGCCCACTTTTAATCTGCTAATGCATCACACCTGTGAACTTTATCTCAGTTGCTGTCCTCCTAGGGGAATTTACTGAACTAGTGTGTTTTCCCACAGTTAAAGGAAAGTGGAAATTACACAGGTTAATATTGTGATAAACTTCTGTGAAGCGGACACTGAATCATTAAAACGTGGCGATgcaattaaatggaaaaaattcaACAGACAACAAAGCCAGCTTCAATCCTATCCTCCCTGCTGAAATGAGACAGTAAGGACCTTTGTCATTAATCTTACTCACACTTCAATCAGGAATGATTTTAAGTATAAATCTGAAGgattggggttagggttataGGTGAAGAGAAGGTGAAGAGAAGATGAAAGCCGGTGAAAAGAAGATGAAAGCCAGGCATTTTATTTTGGGCCTCTCAGTCATTCTCACCATCTGAGAGTGATGTATGAAGTAAGACTCTGTCCTGACTTCCTTTTATATTTGGATGGGTACCCCTCAGAAACACTAAACCATGTGCTGTTGAACCAACAGGATGAATGAACTATCCCCTTGATAGCAGGGAACATGACCTGTGAACAGATTGTCCATCAGTTTTCCGCTGGAGTTTTGTTCAATGAGAATGACATGcgtttgtgctgtgtttgagaggTTCTTCATAAAAACCATACGGCTCAAATAACAAACAGTGAGACGATTCATAGTCCCTCCAGAGAAAAGGGATAGAGCTGATTTATTGAAAAAACAAGCAACTGCTTCAGGATCAAATTTGAAATGAGTGTTCCTTTGCAGCCTGAACAGGGATATGGCTGACATTTTGACTGCGGGCTCAGGTGGAAGTTCCACATTTATCTGTGTTGGAGGGGCACCTTGTCATAAATTGTCCTCTCTTCCACACACATTCGTTACTCAACTGACTCCTCCAGTGACAGATAATATTTAACCCTGCACCTAAGGAGCACAACATTTCATTCAACCACCCCCTACAAGAAATAGAATTAAGTCAACAACGATGTAAATTTTTTAAGAGATCTTAATTTAGTAAAGTGACTATAATGAAGAGCCAGCATCTATGCCTGACTTGCTACAGTACTATTGTAGCTAATGTAGTAATGTATAAATCAACGTAAATGCTATTGTGTGAATTATGTTTATTATCAAAAAGGAGTTTTAAGTGTATAATGCTATGAcatctgattttcttttttgtggatttattacattacattattagccgACAATCTTATTCAGACCGACTTTCATAGGTTagagttttatccatttatacagctggatagttgcttaggcaattgtgggttaagtaccttgcccaaggctacaacagcagtggcccagcagggaatcaaacaagcaaccttttggttctgagccctgcttcttactactacaccacactgctgccttgtgCATTGAAGCACTgaggtgagacaaatgcaagcctctgatacacacacactcaggctgTGGCTATATTTCACATTGTaggtcacacagtgcaccacagagTGGACACTCATCGGAGAATAGGTGCTACTCGATTGACGTCAATCATTCAATGAGCAAGTACCTGACAAATCAGCaccctgagagcagtgagacaggaCAACCCTGGCCTCACCCCTAATACTGACAGAATGAAGCGAATTTGTTCTACAGCTGTCCTGGTCATTGCCAGCATGTCCATTTCCAAACAGGGGGCCATAGGGATCAGCTTGAGCTTTAAATGACTGAGTGAAACCACTCAGAACCTGAGACCTGACCTTTTTATCTCCTTTTTAAACAAGACATGGATAAACAGCTAAAATCATTACAATGATATCATATAATGAAACTTTTTCCATGAAAAAGGATTGTGCAACTTTTATTGAATCAAGCACACAGCTGTCTGATTATAAACATCTGACAGTGCTGAGTGACTTCATTTGAAAAAGGCCCTGTTGTTCTGGATGTCCATTGTTTCGGAATGTCCTTCCGTTTGTGTGGGTGAATTCACAGAGACCTGTCAGCATTCGTTCTCTGAGTTGCAGTGACATGCCATCAGACTCCATGAGCAGCACCGTGCCTTTGAGTAGCTAACCCCAATAACATCTATCATGCACCCGTCACAGCACATTACACAGGAGTGGAGGAGCAATAAATCATAAGTGTATAAGAGAAACTCAAGCTTTCAACAAATCCATTTATTCACTTCTTTTAAGTGAAATAAATCctgaaatgtattaatgtattcaCAGTTTGAGTGTCATTTCTCCAGCAGGTCCTCAAGACAAGGGAGTCATTAGGTGATTCCACTGAAAACCCAGTTCATGGGCTTGAATGAAAAACACCTTCCGCCTCCTTCACAGAAAGCTGAAATGGAGGACAAAGGGGAAATTGGTTGATGTGAACTTTCTCCCATTCAGGTGATACAGCTCTGTGACTAGCCTAAGCTCTTAtctgacacatgcacatgtagtAGACCGAGCAGGGAAGTGCTGATCTGCTCTATATACATAAAGAAAGAACAAAGCACGTGACGTATTGTCACTTTCAGAATCGAATGAGGAAGATGGATTTGTGGCATCCTGTCCCCACCTGTCTCAGCGTGGAGGTTTAGCAGTAAGTAGAGTGACACTGATTTCAGCCCTGCAGGTTAGAGCATAGGATCTAATGATTGCTGTCAAAATCGACCAGGCAGTTGCCATGCTGTAGAGTGCCATCATTTCAGATCCTGGGGCccccctcaccacacacacacacacacacacacacacacacacacacacccacacccaaacaaaaaccacacacacacacacacacacacacacacacacgcacgcacgcacacacacacaccaccaccaccaccatcataATCTGCTGACATGCTCATGCAGGCAAAATGCCTGctgtcaaaggaaaaaaaacattatggaAGGTTAATTGTTTTGGCGATGTGGTTCATGGAAAAAGTTATATAGGTGTTTATATACAACTGTacctgaaaaaatgcatattttcctggtttttgaacTACATCAATGTCACaatgttgtgttttcttgttcGGCTAGGTACTGGAAAGACTGTGTTTCACAGCAACGTATCAGTTGACACATTTTGACAAGAGCGTCCAAACACTTGGCAGCATTAGCATATTCAACACCTCAGCACCAGCCTGTCATCTGGGATCGGACAGGAGAGGCCCTAAGCAGTATATCCTGGGAGACTTTTGAGGCACTGCTGATCTTCATCTCTGTCAGATGCGCGAATTTACCCAGAattcaaatgaactgaaactCTTCATTTGCCATGACGGAATATGCGCTTCACCTAGGAATGTGTAGTATGTAGCGGAAACTCCCTCATGCTCTCTCTTACTGGTGTGTGGTACTGACCTGTATGAATGGTCATCAAACGGTCATTAACATAGTGACTTTGCCTAAATGGACAGTCTCCCTGAATGTTTATTTCAGAGACTCCTGAAATGAAAGGTCCCCACATCCTGGAGAAGCACAGTGCAGCCGCAGACATGAAACGTGTACCAAATGCCGCTACAGGCTGAACACACTGCTCCACATCTCTGATGTGAACGAACATGAAGGATGGCCTCACATCAAATCAAAGAGAGCCAGAGCAATAgagtaaaatgtattatattttaatgtagtaATTTACCTAAATATTCTATCTCAACAATTCATTAACAATGCAACATTCCAAACAGAGGCTGGTGCATTTTTGGACAGGTAAATATGTTTACTTGGGGTGTGACTACAATCACACCTCTCAAAAGGTCATTAATATGAAGGTATTTGAGCCATTCAAAGCTGTACTGTGCAATAAGCTCTCCATCTCCCGCTCTCTGCTATAATCAAGGCCTGGGAAACATAAGTACTTCATAAATGGCAGAGCATTGAGGGACACGCTGTAGGTGCATGGAATATATGCAGATGTAAAAAATATCCAGGCATATGCAGAAACATTGATGAAAAATGTGGCACTTTACAATGGATGCAAATAAGCTACAATGTGCCATTGGAACCGGAATCATTGGGAACTGAATCCTGTCTTCCAAGATGCACAGAAACAAGGATTATAACGAGGGCTTGAAATGGAACTTTTCACAGAAAGGCTAGATAAATGCAGGatttagaaatgtaattatgaGATGTTAATATTGTACAAATGTAAGTGTATTTAATTATGCTCATACATGAAGTACAATATAAATACTCAATGAATATTGTGACACAGACTGCGTGATGTTCGGTGATGACAGGACACGTGGTCAATCATACTCTTCGGACAGGTGTTCATTTACACTGCAAGGCCAGACAGACAGTGAATGGACTcaatggataaaataaataagtctcCTTCAGCTTCCCATCACAATTTTTCCTGAAAGTAGAAtaaatgtgttgccttttcagatttttttttttacttttttgcttttgctcgTGAGCTTTTTCATGCTCTCACTGTTACTCTCTACCATGGCTTCTCGCGAAACAATTAAGAGTGGAATTATTACAAACCTCATAAGCACACATTGTGGTAAACTGGATCTTTCTGAAAGAAATAAAGCAAGCAAGGTGATTTCTGTAAGGTCTGGGTTGTTGCGACAAGAGAATGTGAGAGTGCTCTGCAGCCATGACAGGCTGAGTGATGGTTTCATGTGCTTTAGCATCAATCTGAAGAGAAGATGCACCAACCCCCTGTAATCGCCAGCAGCACACCTCTGGAGCTGGTGCAGCACAATAAAACTCCACTGCGACTACGGTGACGCTGGCCTTTTTTTGGACTATTGCTCAAAAGTTTTCTTTGGCCTGTTTAAGGCAGTACGAGGAACATTTCTCCCAAACATTGAAGCACTCGACAAGTGATCCCTCGGCACCTTAACTTCATGGTTCACACACAAGTGCTTTCACTAACCATGAGACGCTACTTGATATATGAAATTTACactaaataatatttatgacCTCATACTTCTGTGCATTATTAActcataatataataatagttAACTCATCATtaactattattatttcatcatatgaaaaaaacacacacaaagcccaCAGATTTAACATTTATAACTGACATTTAATTAAGTATATGtttattccttttcttttgttttttcttacaaaataaaacactactGTGAAAGTGAATTCTTCAGTGTTCAGCTCTTTTTAGAAATAACTGGTCCTTTAATGACCTAATCTCCTAATTTCCCAATCTCTCCATAAGATACATATATCTTAGTCAAAATGTCCATGTGCAAATGAGTTGACTATCCATAAGTCTTCAGTGATTTACAGATGTTATTTTCGGAGAAGACTATTATGCATATAACATGTAAGCAGTATGGTATGAACACCCCTAGTTTTCTCCTCATACTCAAGGTTAAGCACATGACATCCTTTAAGACATATTGCAAATTTCATTGCTTTGTAGATAGAACCACTTACAAAcatcacaaaatacaaacaagaatTCACCACTGATTCCTGTGATTGGCTTATTATATAGCCAGTCCTATAGTTTAACTAGCATGAACAGTCAACAGATCTACCAGATATACAGTGACAGTACAACACTGCCCAGTTGTGTCTAAGATGTGTTTTATTactcaaataaattattattgatttatacttaaaaaagtataaaatggttacaaaaatgcctttcatatatattttttaaatgttggaaAGTGAGAAGGTTTAGCTCTGCCTGTTGTGATGATTGTTTGATAGCATGCAACTCAAATTAcatagaaattaaaatgatcaaagtCAGATAATCTAATTCTGCAGGATAGACAGTGTCTATTGATTTTCTGCTGCATGAGGGCATGATCACAAGCCCATAATGCAACATTTCTCTGACCTGTACCCTGACATCTAACAGCAACGGTCAATGTCCTTCTGTTGGACCCGCTcccaaaaagagaaagacactgAAACTGAGATTTAAAGCAATTCCGTTTATCTTCACTGATGTAATGAAGTTAGAAGATCCAAAAGCAAACAGAATCTGTGGGTGCATGTGTCCTTTGTGCCTGTTGCCAAATAGAAAGCAATTTAACATACCTCAGGGGGTAAATCAATGCCACTGTGGAGTTTCTCTAATGAGTACTGCCCCTGCCTGCATGAACTATGATATAATGGTGCGTTTTGCCtctgcaaatgtgttttcttaAAAGGAGTTCATCATTTCAATTAGGGAGGATTAGCTGTCATGGCAACAACTTCTTCTGGCCAATAGTGATGCGTACAACTACTCCACTAAATCTCCACATTTGGTCCACACTTTAAAATCGATGTGAGCATAACgtaatgattatgatttttgtcaCACTTTTGTTTTCGTCTAACACTGAATCACACATTTTGACGTGGAaaacaatttagaaaaaaaataatgaatcatattttgtattcatttgatATACGATTGTCTACCAAAGGCCAGTCAAACATCTGCTGCCTTCACTGTTTCTtctaaaaataatgacatagcAGCACTCATTTTTATGGAGCTAAAAGCAAGCCCACTTTGCTTGGAAGTTTTTCACAAGAACTGCCAAAATGTAGTTGAATATAAACATGTTGCAAAGGATAACACCAATGAGATTAGATTATGCCATCCAATAATCAAATTTGTACAATGAAGCATTTGCAATCAATGATTGTCTTTTTAGTAATCAATGCTGGCtcaaaaacataagaaaaagaTAGAAACACACTAATGAATATGATGAGGTGAAACCACGATTACCTAAAAGTGaagtactgtacatttaaagcTATTCTACATATGtagttgtgtgtttttgacatTATATAAATGGAACATATGTACACCTGTAACAACATTACAGATTACCTTCCTTTGGCAGTAAGTCAATTGATTATTTGTTATATGTAACATGGCTAAgtaccatgtaatgtaatacaaatgaGTGGATTCAGATGAGCCTTTCACAATCCACTCCATCCCATTACAGTCACTCTGCTCCCTTGCAGTATCTCCCCACATACCTGCCATAATCACATCTGGGGAGGATCAAAGTTGGTCCAGTTCACTGGTGCATCTTCTGCTCCTCTTAAATTTTCAGCtcattacaataaaacaaaagggaCAATATGCatcctttcagaaaaaaaaaaaatacagttaaatatCTCCAGATTCCATTCAAAATGAAGGATAAactgtacaaaaatgaaatgaaggaaaCTGGATGAAAGGTATAACACAAATAATCAATGTTACATCAACAAgtccattgaaaaaaataaaacagctgatAAAAATGACCACACACAATTTAATTCTCCATCAGATAACTCTGATTACTTTCCGCAttctctctggctctgcctTTAATGCCGTGCATCAGCGCTGGCCTCCAGTGTCTGAAGCAGAGTTTGAAGGCAATCCTCAGCAGCAGGGAATCAGAAGGTGAAAGCGTACACCACACCCACGACCACGATGTTCCCGATCGTGGCAATGATGGCAATCCACAGCCAGATGGCGTCGCTGGACATGGGCTGCTGCTCGTCCTGCTGGCCCTGGGCCGTCACCGCGGCGGCGTGCACGCTGGCCGAGGAGTTGAAGAGCGAGTGGTCGGCGCTGTAGTCGTCATTGGGTGAGTCCATGAAGGCGCCCGTCATGACCGGGATCTGCAGAAGAGGAGCAGGCGTGACACTGGGTTGCACCCAGGAGGTTTATAGGAAGCAGCAAGCACACAATGCAAGAGATTGCACTCCACCAGCGTCAAGATCACCTGTTGCTTTCAGAACAGGGAGATTAGTATGGTATGGAGGTGTCTGGATATGTGAATTAGAAGGCTTTCTGTAAATTTGTCCACAGACCAGCATACTAACCACATCCAAAGATGAACAATCAGATTGGAGAAACAATCACAATGTGGCGTAACAAATGCACATAGCTtatacataaacattaaaagcaCATACCACTATATCCAGCCTAATTTCAGTTGTCAATCATCTATGATATTTTTTGTCTCCTGTATTCAGCAAATGAAGTGTCCGGCa encodes:
- the LOC118787502 gene encoding uncharacterized protein C14orf132, giving the protein MDLSFMAAQIPVMTGAFMDSPNDDYSADHSLFNSSASVHAAAVTAQGQQDEQQPMSSDAIWLWIAIIATIGNIVVVGVVYAFTF